A genomic window from Flavobacterium azooxidireducens includes:
- the pelA gene encoding pectate lyase: MKNLKYNLVLLLLLISFDNFAQDKKITWKSITENNDESWFATEEAKKIAENVLLYQREIGGWPKNIEIQNELSEKEKQDLKKLKSDPTGCTIDNGATCQELLFLSKVYKSNPDERYKMAFLKGVIYLITAQYKNGGWPQFYPLKEGYYTHITYNDNAMVNVLKLLKEVKSKSDFYSISVPDEIAKMAESSFNKGIDCILKTQYKQSGRLTAWCAQHDRETLQPAKARAYELPSLSGKESAKIVLLLMSIENPSTEVITAINSAVNWFEKTKITGIKIETISTGKKDEQDRIVVESPDAEPLWARFMEMNDNRPFFCDRNGKKKYNLSEISQERRMGYGWYTNEPKEVLKKYSNWKKSLN, from the coding sequence ATGAAAAATTTAAAATACAATTTAGTGTTACTTCTACTGCTAATTTCTTTTGACAACTTTGCTCAAGATAAGAAAATAACATGGAAAAGCATCACAGAAAATAACGATGAAAGTTGGTTTGCAACAGAAGAAGCCAAAAAAATAGCCGAAAACGTTTTGCTATACCAACGTGAAATTGGCGGTTGGCCCAAGAATATTGAAATTCAAAATGAGCTTTCAGAAAAAGAAAAGCAAGACCTTAAAAAGTTAAAATCAGATCCAACCGGTTGTACGATTGATAACGGAGCAACTTGTCAGGAATTACTTTTTCTATCAAAAGTTTATAAATCAAATCCTGATGAACGATATAAAATGGCTTTTTTAAAAGGAGTTATTTACTTGATTACTGCTCAGTACAAAAATGGGGGATGGCCACAGTTTTACCCATTAAAAGAAGGATATTACACGCACATCACTTACAATGATAATGCCATGGTGAATGTTTTGAAATTGTTGAAAGAAGTTAAAAGCAAATCCGATTTCTACTCAATTTCCGTTCCTGATGAAATCGCTAAAATGGCAGAATCATCTTTTAATAAAGGAATCGATTGCATACTAAAAACTCAATACAAACAAAGCGGTAGGTTAACTGCTTGGTGTGCACAACATGATCGTGAAACGCTTCAACCTGCAAAAGCTCGTGCGTATGAATTACCCTCGTTAAGCGGCAAAGAATCAGCCAAAATAGTATTGTTATTAATGTCGATAGAGAATCCATCAACAGAAGTAATTACTGCAATAAATTCAGCCGTAAATTGGTTTGAAAAAACAAAAATTACCGGAATTAAAATTGAAACAATTTCTACCGGAAAAAAAGATGAACAGGACAGAATTGTTGTTGAAAGCCCGGATGCCGAACCACTTTGGGCAAGATTTATGGAAATGAATGATAACAGACCTTTCTTTTGTGATCGAAACGGAAAGAAAAAATACAACTTATCTGAAATTAGTCAAGAACGCAGAATGGGCTATGGATGGTATACCAATGAACCTAAAGAAGTTTTAAAAAAATATTCCAATTGGAAAAAATCATTAAACTAA
- a CDS encoding pectinesterase family protein yields MKKNLLFCLMFFTSMNYAQNTDVWDFGAVQLNESEYNNQLNESVINAWYVGVTPGTAGVNFPTAFSAGSLSWVGNASDRLRTTNTNLSRFDANVASVAAYSGRVYCNGTVTTTNGLPNNRYLRITVVEDDEITIIARGDTDGVLTFVNEANPSLQTNTFPITSASGNVTEVKFVAQTAGAYRIYDQLAKASFYRIYRKDAVYTNVNGTIDLTQAAGIPNDYSIVFTNEAGKTWSAEINSNTYNVSVPVGYQYAINLVDANGYIISAGDTFNTTGVTTPNVSHNIAISGITLFTVTGNIIGLGTEISNLELNFTPDSSSESVFIPIANVNSNNGTYSVQLESSIPYTILAQGVNDFEIETNTITITENTSSDITFIPKPVFPISIETIGLTIAQESDLELTFTNLNEEGYNYTFTDLTSISLRNGTYKITANGLDNYPLQLALTSNLTVNNASASKTLSFVPVTVWSFDDKVINSTTSTYYKGMQLNGQITTVVASGHLTAKTGSSLVIPVNPNERVLVYYYYTANFSIEGGEVITTSTNSTSIVENVQYVYSGTNPGTVTINVGGAASLTSYFTEIRVIPTISYSETITVGVDKDYQTINAALEAVSYMNRTSEERVTIMIDAGNYEEMLVINLPNITLKNADSNANTSILNGGIDIAPGAVRVTSYYGHGYHYYSMNNKQKWNQDVLNVSLQNGFYTNPNAGAGTTNGSYWNATVVVSANGFEAENIIFENSFNQYISQKEAQDVLVAWPTGSPGARPTNVGNTAVQNRILVERAAAIAFVNNTDKAILNKCRVIGRQDSFFGGAGARVVVYKGDVMGAVDYIFGGMDAVFYKTNLVMNTSDASNDVAYITAAQQTSGRGYLMYECTITSTEPGVETASVYRSKPGYFGRPWQATTSEVVFYNTTIETSNYPGFIDNSLILPLGWQNTLGGTSSGMYEFGTIELSGVNNGPSRASWSTQLANPILNDGTPITTFNFTKGNDNWDPLPNLIANDPLSISDVRQDSIDIFSVKNTIYIKNVKENTNVTIFNISGAKVKSFNITNETDFVMNPGLWIVTVRNSEGRKSVKLITN; encoded by the coding sequence ATGAAAAAAAATTTACTTTTCTGTTTGATGTTTTTTACATCAATGAATTATGCTCAAAATACAGACGTATGGGATTTTGGTGCCGTTCAACTCAATGAATCTGAGTACAATAATCAATTAAACGAAAGTGTAATTAATGCTTGGTATGTTGGCGTTACGCCTGGAACTGCAGGAGTAAACTTTCCAACAGCATTTTCAGCAGGCTCACTTTCTTGGGTAGGAAATGCAAGCGACAGATTACGAACAACTAACACCAATTTATCCCGTTTTGATGCCAATGTGGCCAGTGTTGCTGCTTATTCAGGAAGAGTTTATTGCAACGGAACAGTAACAACAACAAACGGTTTACCAAACAATAGATATTTACGAATTACAGTTGTTGAAGATGATGAAATCACAATTATTGCCAGAGGTGATACAGATGGAGTATTGACATTCGTTAACGAAGCAAATCCAAGTTTACAAACAAATACGTTTCCCATAACTTCCGCTTCCGGAAATGTGACAGAAGTGAAATTTGTCGCTCAAACAGCCGGAGCTTATCGCATTTATGATCAATTAGCCAAAGCAAGTTTCTATCGAATTTATAGAAAAGATGCCGTTTATACCAATGTTAACGGAACAATTGACTTAACGCAAGCAGCCGGAATTCCAAATGATTATTCTATTGTTTTTACCAATGAAGCAGGAAAAACGTGGTCGGCAGAAATTAATTCAAACACCTATAATGTTTCGGTTCCTGTGGGATATCAATATGCAATTAATTTAGTTGATGCCAACGGATACATCATTTCTGCTGGCGATACATTCAACACAACCGGCGTTACTACGCCAAATGTTTCGCATAACATTGCCATTTCAGGCATTACTTTATTCACCGTTACCGGAAATATTATTGGGCTTGGAACTGAAATTTCAAACTTAGAACTCAATTTTACACCTGATTCCTCCAGTGAAAGTGTTTTTATTCCGATTGCGAATGTAAATAGTAATAACGGAACGTACAGTGTTCAATTAGAATCGTCCATTCCCTATACAATTTTAGCTCAAGGTGTGAATGATTTTGAAATTGAAACCAATACAATTACTATAACCGAGAATACTTCATCAGATATAACATTTATTCCAAAACCGGTTTTTCCAATTTCAATTGAAACAATTGGTTTAACTATTGCTCAAGAAAGTGATTTAGAACTAACATTTACCAATTTAAACGAAGAAGGTTATAACTATACATTTACTGATTTAACTTCTATTTCATTAAGAAACGGAACATATAAAATTACAGCAAATGGGTTAGATAATTATCCTTTACAGTTGGCGTTAACGTCAAATCTTACTGTAAATAATGCTTCCGCTTCTAAAACGTTATCTTTTGTTCCGGTTACAGTTTGGTCTTTTGATGATAAAGTAATTAACTCAACCACTTCAACGTATTATAAAGGAATGCAATTGAATGGTCAAATTACAACTGTTGTTGCCTCTGGTCATTTAACAGCAAAAACAGGATCATCACTCGTAATTCCTGTAAATCCAAATGAAAGAGTATTGGTTTATTATTATTACACAGCCAATTTTTCAATTGAAGGTGGAGAAGTAATTACCACTTCAACCAACAGTACATCAATTGTAGAAAATGTTCAGTATGTCTATTCCGGCACAAATCCGGGAACGGTTACAATTAATGTTGGCGGTGCTGCATCTTTAACATCCTATTTCACAGAAATTCGAGTAATTCCAACTATTTCCTATTCTGAAACAATAACTGTTGGAGTTGACAAAGACTATCAAACCATCAATGCGGCTTTAGAAGCTGTTTCCTATATGAACAGAACAAGTGAAGAAAGAGTGACTATTATGATAGATGCCGGAAATTATGAAGAAATGTTAGTCATTAATCTTCCGAACATCACGTTAAAAAATGCAGATTCCAATGCAAATACATCCATTTTGAACGGAGGTATTGATATTGCACCGGGAGCTGTTAGGGTAACTTCCTACTATGGTCATGGCTATCATTATTATAGTATGAATAACAAACAAAAATGGAATCAAGATGTTTTAAATGTGAGTTTGCAGAATGGATTTTACACTAATCCAAATGCAGGTGCAGGTACAACCAATGGTTCGTATTGGAATGCAACAGTGGTAGTCAGTGCCAATGGATTTGAAGCCGAAAACATCATATTTGAAAATTCATTCAATCAATATATTTCTCAAAAAGAAGCTCAAGATGTTCTTGTCGCTTGGCCAACCGGAAGTCCGGGTGCGAGACCAACAAATGTTGGAAACACAGCTGTTCAAAACAGAATATTAGTAGAAAGAGCTGCTGCTATTGCTTTCGTAAACAATACAGACAAAGCGATATTGAATAAATGTAGAGTAATTGGTCGTCAAGATTCATTTTTTGGTGGAGCAGGAGCGAGAGTTGTTGTATATAAAGGCGATGTGATGGGAGCTGTAGACTATATTTTTGGTGGGATGGATGCCGTGTTTTATAAAACCAATTTGGTTATGAATACAAGTGATGCTTCTAATGATGTTGCTTATATTACTGCAGCTCAACAAACTTCCGGAAGAGGTTATCTAATGTATGAATGCACAATAACTTCAACAGAACCAGGCGTAGAAACCGCTTCTGTTTACCGTTCAAAACCGGGTTATTTCGGTCGTCCGTGGCAAGCTACTACAAGCGAAGTTGTTTTTTATAACACAACCATTGAAACATCAAACTATCCCGGATTTATTGATAATTCGTTGATTTTACCTTTAGGATGGCAAAATACATTAGGTGGAACGTCAAGCGGAATGTATGAATTTGGAACAATTGAACTTTCCGGTGTAAACAACGGTCCAAGTAGAGCAAGTTGGTCAACCCAATTAGCAAACCCAATTTTGAATGATGGCACACCAATTACAACGTTCAATTTTACAAAAGGAAATGACAATTGGGATCCGTTACCAAATTTGATTGCCAATGATCCGTTGAGTATTTCAGATGTGAGACAAGATTCAATCGACATTTTTTCAGTTAAGAATACAATCTACATTAAAAATGTAAAGGAAAATACAAACGTAACTATTTTCAATATAAGCGGAGCAAAAGTAAAATCATTCAACATCACTAATGAAACTGATTTTGTTATGAATCCGGGTCTTTGGATAGTAACCGTTAGAAATTCTGAAGGAAGAAAATCGGTTAAGTTGATTACAAATTAA
- a CDS encoding pectate lyase family protein codes for MIKKVFLSLISLLFVYQINAQNYYFATPQGYGAATTGGGNATPVTVTTWANLRTQMQSAGSKVILVSGVITVPANQQLRAVITNKSLIGLPGARLVSATQAHPGGGIIYLRPGSNNVIIRNIIFEGPGAYDTDGEDSLTADGCTNLWVDHCEFQDGLDGNFDMKGNTDNVTVSWCKFTYLKPPLAGGSGGSNDHRFSNLVGSGSNDAPADGHFSVTFQNCFWGSGCRERMPRARNAQLHILNCYYNTGISNSRALGLGGGANNTTCYVENTDFTDINNVYTSYNNSDGGTVALSFNNCLDGANNIGTVAAPTYTATTVPVNEVQGLLTDATCGAGATLQVSAEGVISPNECESLNVIDYTENDFIRVYPTIVKNNLTIEIKIDQLESVQIELFNSNGQHLKKESKTTLPTENITLELENLSSGLYFGRVIVNHKTHHFKFIKS; via the coding sequence ATGATTAAAAAAGTTTTTTTAAGCCTTATCTCACTATTATTTGTTTACCAAATTAATGCACAAAATTATTATTTTGCAACTCCACAAGGATATGGTGCTGCAACAACCGGAGGAGGAAATGCAACTCCAGTAACGGTAACAACATGGGCCAATTTGCGAACCCAAATGCAATCGGCAGGTTCAAAAGTTATATTGGTTTCCGGAGTAATAACTGTTCCGGCAAATCAACAATTAAGAGCTGTTATTACCAATAAAAGCTTAATCGGACTTCCCGGAGCTAGATTAGTAAGTGCTACCCAGGCTCATCCGGGTGGAGGAATTATTTATCTAAGACCGGGATCAAACAATGTAATTATCAGAAATATAATTTTTGAAGGACCTGGAGCCTATGATACTGATGGAGAAGATTCACTCACAGCAGACGGATGCACCAATTTATGGGTAGATCATTGCGAATTTCAAGACGGTTTGGATGGTAATTTTGATATGAAAGGCAACACCGATAATGTTACCGTTTCTTGGTGCAAGTTTACCTACCTAAAGCCACCTTTAGCAGGCGGTTCAGGCGGTTCGAATGACCATAGATTTTCCAATTTAGTTGGTTCTGGAAGCAATGATGCTCCGGCAGACGGACATTTTAGTGTAACCTTTCAAAATTGTTTTTGGGGATCTGGTTGCAGAGAAAGAATGCCAAGAGCTCGAAATGCTCAACTGCATATTTTAAATTGCTACTATAATACCGGTATTTCAAATTCAAGAGCACTTGGATTGGGCGGTGGTGCAAACAATACAACTTGTTATGTTGAAAATACCGATTTTACCGATATTAATAATGTTTATACAAGTTATAATAATTCAGATGGAGGAACTGTAGCTCTTTCCTTCAACAACTGCTTGGATGGAGCAAACAATATTGGTACAGTTGCAGCTCCAACTTATACAGCCACTACAGTTCCTGTGAATGAAGTGCAAGGCTTACTGACCGATGCAACGTGTGGTGCAGGAGCAACTTTACAAGTTTCTGCCGAAGGTGTAATTTCTCCAAATGAATGTGAAAGTTTGAATGTAATTGATTACACAGAAAATGATTTTATTAGAGTTTATCCAACGATTGTGAAAAATAATTTGACTATTGAAATAAAGATAGATCAATTAGAATCTGTGCAAATTGAATTGTTTAATTCTAATGGGCAACATCTTAAAAAGGAATCAAAAACTACATTACCTACTGAAAACATCACTTTAGAATTAGAAAATTTATCCTCCGGATTATATTTTGGAAGAGTAATTGTTAACCATAAAACGCATCATTTTAAATTCATTAAATCCTAG